A window of the Sabethes cyaneus chromosome 1, idSabCyanKW18_F2, whole genome shotgun sequence genome harbors these coding sequences:
- the LOC128745247 gene encoding gastrula zinc finger protein XlCGF7.1-like yields the protein MATNEPVVNLETSIKVEPASLTDPEESPPPDVDPADPEQQTDDKWAHECEICGKGFKYRTSMKRHLRSHTGERPFKCTDCDKTFVRSTNLKRHKLIHSLERPFKCEICGKEFNDRSAMPGHLRTHTGERPYKCEECGKTFGRRDTLRQHKTTHSGERSFKCKVCSKSYFSKVTLKAHEFKHADMHPHRCDICGKLCGSKQDLSEHGKVHLGEEPFKCETCGKNLNSKYYFKLHRRLHTGHGIFKCEICGKEFVKKAFLHYHTVAVHTGDKPHKCNICDKGFVTNAHLMRHIRYHVDEHRCTICGKTFLSYYVMKRHMAVH from the exons ATGGCTACGAACGAGCCCGTTGTTAATTTGGAAACTAGTATTAAAGTTGAACCGGCAAG ccTAACAGATCCGGAAGAATCGCCCCCACCTGACGTTGACCCAGCGGACCCAGAACAACAAACAGACGACAAATGGGCCCACGAGTGCGAGATCTGCGGAAAAGGGTTCAAGTATCGGACCAGCATGAAGCGGCACCTGCGTTCGCACACCGGCGAACGGCCCTTCAAGTGTACCGATTGTGACAAAACGTTCGTCCGATCGACGAACCTTAAACGGCACAAGTTAATTCATTCGCTGGAACGACCGTTCAAGTGTGAAATCTGTGGTAAGGAGTTCAACGATCGGAGTGCCATGCCGGGCCACCTACGGACGCACACCGGCGAGCGGCCGTACAAATGTGAGGAATGCGGTAAAACTTTTGGTCGGCGGGATACGCTACGCCAGCACAAGACCACCCATTCCGGTGAGCGGTCGTTTAAGTGTAAGGTGTGTAGTAAAAGTTACTTTTCGAAGGTGACTCTCAAGGCGCATGAGTTCAAACATGCCGACATGCACCCGCACCGGTGCGATATTTGCGGCAAGCTGTGCGGGTCGAAACAGGATCTTAGCGAGCACGGAAAGGTTCATCTCGGTGAGGAACCCTTTAAGTGCGAGACCTGTGGGAAGAATCTGAATAGTAAGTACTATTTTAAACTGCATCGGCGGTTGCACACCGGACACGGGATTTTCAAGTGCGAGATTTGCGGGAAGGAATTTGTGAAGAAGGCTTTCCTGCATTATCACACGGTTGCTGTGCACACCGGTGATAAGCCGCACAAATGTAACATCTGCGATAAGGGGTTCGTAACGAATGCCCATCTGATGCGTCACATCCGGTACCACGTGGACGAGCATCGGTGTACGATCTGTGGTAAGACGTTTCTGAGTTACTACGTTATGAAACGGCATATGGCCGTTCACTGA